In a single window of the Acyrthosiphon pisum isolate AL4f chromosome X, pea_aphid_22Mar2018_4r6ur, whole genome shotgun sequence genome:
- the LOC100574274 gene encoding uncharacterized protein LOC100574274 has translation MSEYQENIKYLIQRPKTPVIKPPMHRSIFNNSIQREFKLNRGCHQTMGYAEVKVNKPSEFLKKNTRKVIRPFVENTKKTIKNPVHCPCYPNNNKPSPKKKILRNFLSENVVDVVRKVPPCPKHRVQDSRNGHIIVLNEAGLEPSYVFKKDFGKLPLYIEKTLKKNETIRLVEIERIKAIKPPLRRLPEDERYELLTGLKANWAELTRQFLLLPILTDSVTKINRKTFMENQLGNLEKDITLLEKYPALYVCDDDA, from the exons ATGAGTGAGTACcaggaaaatattaaatacttaatccAAAGGCCAAAAACACCGGTGATCAAACCCCCGATGCATCGTTCAATCTTTAACAATTCGATACAGagagaattcaaattaaatagggGGTGTCACCAAACTATGGGCTATGCTGAAGTCAAAGTCAATAAACCATccgagtttttaaaaaaaaataccagaaAAGTGATTAGACCATTTGTCG aaaatactaaaaaaactatcaaaaatCCAGTTCACTGTCCGTGTtaccctaataataataaaccgtcaccaaaaaaaaaaatcttgaggAATTTTCTGAGTGAAAACGTTGTTGACGTGGTAAGAAAGGTACCACCGTGCCCAAAACATCGAGTACAAGACAGTCGAAACGGACACATAATAGTTCTGAACGAAGCCGGCCTAGAGCCTTCGTACGTATTTAAGAAG GATTTTGGCAAATTACCTTTATATATAGagaaaactctaaaaaaaaacgaaactaTCAGGCTGGTAGAGATCGAACGGATAAAGGCGATCAAACCGCCTTTGCGTCGTTTGCCCGAAGATGAACGTTATGAGTTATTAACA GGACTAAAAGCGAATTGGGCTGAATTGACcagacaatttttattattgccgATTCTGACGGATTCAGTGACGAAAATCAATCGGAAAACCTTTATGGAAAATCAATTGGGAAACTTGGAAAAAGATATTACCTTGTTGGAAAAGTACCCAGCCTTATACGTGTGTGATGATGACGCGTAG